The following proteins come from a genomic window of Castor canadensis chromosome 17, mCasCan1.hap1v2, whole genome shotgun sequence:
- the Cx3cr1 gene encoding CX3C chemokine receptor 1, with protein MPTLSAELDLENFEYDESAEACYVGDIVAFGTIFLSIFYSLVFAFGLVGNLLVLFALTNSRKPKSITDIYLLNLALSDLLFVATLPFWTHYLISEQGFHNAVCKLTTALFFIGFFGGIFFITVISIDRYLAIVLAANSMNNRTVQHGVTISLGVWAAAILVAAPQFMFTKQKENECLGDYPEVLQEIWPVLRNVEANFLGFLLPLLIMGFCYFRIIQTLFSCKNSKKAKAMKLILLVVIVFFLFWTPYNVIILLETLKFYNFFPSCDVKRDLRLALSVTETVAFSHCCLNPFIYAFAGEKFRRYLCHLYQKCLAVLCGRSVHVGLSPSESQRSRQGSILSSYFTHDTSEGDVSLLL; from the coding sequence ATGCCCACCTTGTCTGCTGAATTAGATCTAGAAAACTTTGAGTATGATGAATCTGCAGAAGCCTGTTATGTGGGGGACATCGTGGCCTTTGGGACCATCTTCCTGTCCATATTCTACTCCCTTGTCTTTGCCTTTGGCTTGGTAGGAAATCTGTTGGTGTTGTTTGCCCTCACCAATAGCCGGAAACCCAAAAGCATCACCGACATTTACCTCCTGAACCTGGCCTTGAGTGATCTGCTCTTCGTAGCCACTTTGCCCTTCTGGACTCACTATCTAATCAGCGAACAAGGCTTCCACAACGCTGTGTGCAAGCTCACTACTGCCTTATTCTTCATCGGCTTTTTTGGAGGAATATTCTTCATCACTGTCATCAGCATTGATAGGTACCTGGCCATTGTCCTGGCTGCCAACTCCATGAACAACCGGACTGTGCAACATGGCGTCACCATCAGCCTTGGTGTCTGGGCAGCAGCCATCCTGGTGGCGGCACCCCAGTTCATGTTCacaaagcaaaaagagaatgAGTGTCTGGGTGACTACCCTGAAGTCCTTCAGGAAATCTGGCCTGTGCTCCGCAACGTGGAAGCAAATTTTCTTGGCTTCTTGCTACCCCTGCTCATCATGGGTTTTTGCTATTTCAGAATCATCCAGACCCTGTTTTCTTGCAAGAACAGCAAGAAAGCTAAGGCCATGAAACTCATCTTACTGGTGGTCATCGTGTTTTTCCTCTTCTGGACACCGTACAATGTGATAATTCTCCTGGAGACTCTCAAATTCTACAACTTCTTTCCCAGTTGTGATGTGAAGAGGGATCTGAGGTTGGCCCTCAGTGTGACCGAGACGGTGGCATTTAGCCACTGTTGCCTCAATCCCTTTATCTATGCGTTTGCTGGTGAGAAATTCAGACGGTACCTTTGCCACCTGTACCAGAAATGTCTGGCTGTCCTGTGTGGTCGTTCGGTCCACGTCGGCTTGTCCCCATCTGAGTCACAAAGGAGCAGGCAAGGAAGCATTCTAAGCAGCTACTTCACTCACGATACAAGTGAGGGTGATGTGTCCCTTCTTCTCTGA